In a genomic window of Jeotgalibacillus aurantiacus:
- a CDS encoding DUF350 domain-containing protein yields MEAFWSHPLVESAGYYSVVVLCMILFLAVFELVTKYNNWEEIKNGNMAVAMATGGKIFGIANIFTSSIDQHDTLLAMIGWGVFGYVMLLIAYFMFEFLTPRFNVDTEIGKGNKAVGFISMIISVGLSFVVGASIM; encoded by the coding sequence ATGGAAGCCTTTTGGAGTCATCCACTCGTGGAATCAGCCGGTTACTATAGTGTAGTCGTTTTATGTATGATTTTATTTCTGGCTGTTTTTGAGCTGGTCACTAAATATAACAACTGGGAAGAAATTAAAAATGGCAATATGGCTGTTGCCATGGCGACCGGCGGAAAGATATTCGGAATTGCAAACATTTTTACGAGCTCGATTGATCAGCATGATACCCTTTTAGCCATGATTGGATGGGGCGTTTTTGGTTATGTAATGCTGCTCATCGCATATTTCATGTTTGAGTTTCTGACACCAAGATTTAACGTGGACACAGAAATTGGAAAAGGAAATAAAGCTGTCGGGTTCATTTCAATGATTATCTCAGTCGGGTTATCTTTTGTAGTCGGCGCGAGTATCATGTAA